The following nucleotide sequence is from Allocatelliglobosispora scoriae.
CCGAGGAGGTCGGAGCCGCATCGGGCATCTCCAACATGGCCCGCTACGTCGGCGCGGCCGTCATGACGGCGATCGTCGCCTCGATCTACGCCTCGGTCTCCACCAGCCATCAGGCCGCCGGGGACACCGCGAGCGTGGCACTGGCCGCCGCGGTCTCCCGGACCGCCCTGGCGATGGCGATCTGGTGCGCCGTGGGCGTGGCGATGGCTGCCCTGATCGGCCGGTTCCGCCCGGCGAAGCCCCGAGCCGTCGACTACGCCGCCGCGGCCGCCTCCACCACGCACACGCTGCAGACCCGCGTGACGCCCGTCGGGCAGTCGTGAGCGCGTCAAGATTGACGTATCGCTTCGCGGACCGCAGCTCGCGTCTACGCTCAAACAATCGACGACGGAGGGGTTCGGGCCTGCCATGACCGGCGAGCGGCCCCCCGGGAAGCCCGTGGCTGAAGGAGGCGGTGATGTGCCGGTGGCTGGCTTATTCCGGTTCGCCGATCCTGCTGGACGAGCTCCTGTTCAAGCCCGCCCACTCGCTGATCGACCAGAGCCGGCACTCGACCCTGGGGGTCGAGACGACCAACGGCGACGGGTTCGGAGTCGGCTGGTACGCCACCCCGGCCTCGCCCGGGGTGTTCCGCGGCATCGGCCCGGCCTGGAACGACCGCAACCTCGTCAACCTCGCCTCGACCGTCACCGCGCCGATCTTCCTGGCACATATCCGGGCGTCGACCGGAACTCCGGTGCAGGAGACCAACTGCCACCCGTTCCGCTTCCAGAACTGGCTGTGGATGCACAACGGCTCGATCGCCGAATTCGCACGGCTCAAACGGGACCTGGTCCTGGGCGTCGATCCGGGCCTCTACCCGGCGATCGAGGGCTCGACCGACTCCGAGGTGATGTTCTTTCTGGCCCTGACCTTCGGCCTGCGCGATGACCCGCCCGGCGCCGTCGAGCGCGCCGTGGGGTTCATCGAGGCCGTCGCCGCGCAGCACGGGGTGGACCACTCGGTGCAGATGACCGTCGCGACCAGCGACGGGACACGGTTGTGGGCATTTCGCTACTCCACCGTGCGCCAGTCCCGGTCCCTGTTCTACAGCACCGACGTGCGCGCCCTGCGCGAGTTGCATCCGGAGAACGCGCAGCTGCTGCAGGTTTCGGACGAGGCCCGCCTGATCGTGTCCGAGCCGCTCGGGCAGATGGCCGGCGCTTGGAACGCGGTGCCCGAGTCGGCCTACGGGGTGATTCAGGAGGGGCAGGATCTGATCGCCGGATTCCATCCGCAACGGCCATGACCGCTGCGTTTCCGGCGGTCGGCGCAACCGGGCTCAACGGGTCAGGGTGTTCTCCCGGTGCATGCGCGCCAGCTTCTCGGGGTTGCGGACGGTGTAGACCCCGCTGATGAGTCCGTCCTCGACACGCAGCGCCACGATGCTGTCGAACTCCCCGTCGAGCCTCATCACGAGTCCTGGGCAGCCGTTGATCTGCGCCGGTTCGAGCGACAGCGCGGCACCGACCTTGCCCAGGCCCGCGGCGAGCAGGCGGGCCACCTTGTCGGCCCCCACGATGGGCCGCAGGACAGCCTGTTTCACCCCGCCACCGTCGCTGATCACGACGACGTCGGGTGCGAGGATGCTGAGCAGGCTCTGCAGGTCGCCGGTCTCGATCGCGCGCCGGAACGCCTCGAGCGCGATGCGGTTCTCGGCGGCGGATGCCGCCTCCCGGGGCCGGCGTGCGGCGACGTGGCCACGGGCCCGGTGGGCGATCTGGCGAACCGCGGCCGGGCTCTTGCCGACCGCCTCGGCGATCTCGTCGTAGTCGGATTCGAACACCTCGCGGAGCACGAACACCGCCCGCTCCGTCGGAGTGAGGGTCTCGAGCACCAGCAGCATCGCCATCGACAGGCTCTCGGCCAGCTCGACATCCTCCGCCACGTCGGGCACGGTCAACAGCGGCTCGGGCAGCCAGGGGCCGATGTAGGACTCCCGGCGCCGGCTGAGGGTCCGCAGCCGGTTGAGTGCCTGACGGGTGACGATCCGGACCAGGTAGGCGCGATGTTCGCGGACCGTGTCGAGGTCGACCTTCGCCCACAGCAGCCACGTCTCCTGCAGGACGTCTTCGGCGTCGGCGGCCGAGCCGAGCATCTCGTAGGCGACCGTGAAGAGCAGGTTGCGGTGGGCGACGAACGCCTCGGTGGCGGGGTCCGCACTGCCTCCGGTGGCCATGGGGTGCTCCTGTCTGTCGGCTCTGGAGTCTCTCACCCACCAGACACCGGGCCCGGCCGTTCTGTGACAACGGCAGCACAGGCGAAGCGGTGGTACGCGTCACGTGGCCGGCGCTGTCACAGGAAGCGGGCGAGCGGTGTCTCATGCCCGGACAGTCGGCCCGAGTCAAGGAGTGCCCCATGAATCTGTTTCTCTGGATCGTCGCCGGACTACTCGCCGTCGCCTATCTGTTCGGCGGTGGCCTCAAGGTGATCCTCTCGAAGGAGAAGATCGCCGCCTTCGGGCCCAGCGCACGATGGGTCGAGGACTTCAGCGCCGGCAGCGTCAAGGCGATCGGAGCCCTGGAGGTCCTGGGCTCCGTGGGTCTGATCCTGCCCGCCGCGCTCGGCGTCCTGCCGGTTCTGACACCGATGGCCGCCCTCGGGCTGGCGATGATCATGGTCGGTGCGACGATCACCCGTATCCGGCGCGGCGAGTTCACGCTCATGGCGGTGGACCTGGTCTACCTCGCGCTCACGGCCTTCGTGGCGTGGGGCCGCTTCGGTCCGGAGTCCTTCACGGGCTGAGGCGCAACGGCGGCACTACTCGGGGAGCTTCGCGATCAGCACGGTGGCGACCGTGGACCAGCCGAGCGACCGGTAGAGGGCCTGGCCTTCGACGCTGCCGATGAGCAGGCCCCGGGTGGCGCCGGCGGTGACCGCGGCGTCGGCGAGCGCGGTCATCACGGCAGCGCCGAGCGAACGCCGCCGGTGCGCCTCCGCGGTGAGGATCCGGTCGGCCACGGCGGCGGTGCCGATGAGCCCGGCGTACCCGCGGGCGGCCTCCTCGCCGTCGGCGGCCTCGACGCTGACGTGCACCACCGGGCCGGTGACCTCGGTGTGCAGTCGGTAGGGTGCCGCGACCGCGCGGACCGGCTGGGTGCGCAGGTCGGTCTCCATCAGCGCCTCGACCCGCGAGACGAACTCCAGCCCGGCCGCCTCCAGGGTGGCCGCGGCCCGCTCGGGTTCGCGGGTCGGCACGGTCAGCCAGGCCGATTCGGTCTCGGCGCGCAGCAGCTCGGCGAGCCGCACCAGCGAGTCCGGGTCGTCGTCGGCGTGCAGCGCGAAGATCTCCACGTCCCGCGACTGCTGGCGGCACTCGATGCGCATGCCGCCCTCGACCAGGTGGGCGGGCGGCAGGTCCCGGCTGGCGGCCCAGCCGAGTTCCCAGGCGATGAAGGTTTCCCGCAGGTCAGACATCCGGCGATGGTAGCCGCCGGCCGAAACGTGATCGCGGGGACCTCGTGTCGGAGTGACGGGTCACGGGCAGGTGGTGTTCCCGGGCAGCGTGCCGTCGAACAGGTAGGCGTTCGCCTTCTGCTGCACGCACTCCGCACCCGACAGGTAGGCGCCGTGGTAGGGGCCGTCGTTGGTGATGAGCTGCGCGTTGCCGAGCTGCTTGACCAGCGCCGGCGACCACGCGTAAGGCGTCGCCGGGTCGCCCGTCGATCCGGCGACGACGATGGTCGTGGCGCTGGTGGGCGCCGAGACGTCCTTGGCGGCGTTGTCGCCGGCGTAGGGCCAGTCCAGGCAGCGCAGACCGTCCCAGGCCTGCCCCGCGCCGAAGATCGGTGCGGCGGCGGTGAACTCGCCCACGAACCCCTTCACCTGGTCGACGGAGTAGTGCGTGGTGTCGTCGGCGCAGCGGATGGCCCGGTTGGCCTCGTCGGTGTTCTCGAACGTGCCGTCGGCCTGCCGCCCGGTCGCGGCGTCTGCCATGGCGATGAGCCCGGTGGCGTCGCCCTTCATCCCGGCCGCGAGCGCGGCGGTGACCTGGGGCCGCTGGGAGGCCGCACCGACCGCCGAGCCGAGGCCGAGCAGGAACATCTCCTGGGACAGGGTGCGCTTTCCGGCCACGAGCGGTGTGGCGTCGAGCTGCTGCGAGAACTGCGCGATCCTGGCCCGCAGGGCGTCGGTGGTGGTGCCGAACGCGGTCAGCGGGCACGTGCCGCCCTGCTTGGCGCAGTCGGCCAGCAGCGCGGTGAGGTTGGCATCCTGCGCCTTGGCCTGCTCCAGGTCCAGGTCCTTCTGGCTCAGCGTCGGGTCGACGGCGGAGTCGAGGAACATGCGCCCGACCCGGTCGGGGAACTGGTTGGCGTAGTCGGCGCCCAGCCAGGTCCCGTAGGAGACGCCGAAGAAGTTGAGCTTGTCGTCGCCGACGGCCTGCCGGATCACGTCGAGGTCCTTCGCCGCGGAGGCGGTGCCGACGTAGGGCAGGATCTTGCCCGAGTTGGTCTGGCAGCCCTTCGTGTAGGCGCGTTGACCGGCGGCGAACGCCTGGATCTGCGCGTCGGTGGAGGGTGTGTGGTCCAGTCGGAGGAAGGCTTCGTCACCGGCGTTGTCCAGGCACGCGACCGGGCTGCTCTGGCCGACCCCGCGCGGGTCGAAGGAGACCAGGTCGTAGCGGCTCTGCAGGGTGTCGACACTGCCGAGGAGCCATCGGTTCAGCAGCGTCTGTACACCGGTGCCGCCGGGACCGCCGAAGTTGAACACGAGCGACCCGAGCCGGTTCCCGGCCGCCTTCACCCGGACCATGCCGAGCGCGATCCGCTCGCCGGACGGGTTGGCGTAGTCGAGCGGGACCGCCAGCGCACCGCACTCCACCTGCGCAAACCGGGCCTTGCACTGGTCCGGAACGGTCGCCTGACAGGGCTGCCAGGCGACCGCCGGGGCTGCTGACGGGCTCGGCGAGGCGGTCGGCGCGAGTGTCTGCCCGCACGCGGTGGCGGCCACGACGACCAGCACGCTCGCGGCGAGGCCCAGGGAACGTGCTCTCATACGAAAACACTAGGGGCGGATAGTCCACCCATGGCTCATATGCGATAAATACCGGAAACCGGTCACGGCCGGGCGACGGTGACGACGGTGCCCTCCCGCCGGGCGCGCTCCGCGGCGAAGGTCGCCAGGTGCGAGTTGAGGGTCTGCTCCGGCCCCGACAGGATGCCGCTCCGGTCGCCGGTCGCGACGGCGGCGGTAAACGCCTCCATCAGCCCGGCGTCGCCGCCGCCGTGCCCGCCCGCGGCGTCCGCACCACCGGCGGCTGCCGCGTCGTGGCTGGTCGCGGTGCCGGTGACGAAGTCGTGCACGGTCACGGCCGGGCCGTCGCAGACCAGCTCGCCGCGCGTACCGAAGATCCGGGTACGCCGGTGGCCGCCGGTGTTGAACGCGTTCATGGTGAACGCAGCGCTGACCCCGCCGTCGAACTCGATCGCCACCACCTGGTGGTCGACGACGTCGTTGTCGCAGGCGTAGACGCAGCGCCCGTAGGGCCCCTCCCGCAGTGCGGCGGTCAGCGCCTCCTCGGTGAAGACGGGTGTGACCACCGACAGCGGCCAGGCATGCTCACCTCGGGCGAGCTGGTCGAGGTAGAGCCGCGGAGCCGAGTACGGACAGTCGGGCTCGACGGCACACTCCAGGCACCGGTCGGCGGCCCCGGCCGGGCGGTTCTCCGGACGGAAATGGCGCAGCCCGCCGAAGCTGGACACCCGGGCGATGTCGCGGCCCACCACGTGCTGCAG
It contains:
- a CDS encoding class II glutamine amidotransferase: MCRWLAYSGSPILLDELLFKPAHSLIDQSRHSTLGVETTNGDGFGVGWYATPASPGVFRGIGPAWNDRNLVNLASTVTAPIFLAHIRASTGTPVQETNCHPFRFQNWLWMHNGSIAEFARLKRDLVLGVDPGLYPAIEGSTDSEVMFFLALTFGLRDDPPGAVERAVGFIEAVAAQHGVDHSVQMTVATSDGTRLWAFRYSTVRQSRSLFYSTDVRALRELHPENAQLLQVSDEARLIVSEPLGQMAGAWNAVPESAYGVIQEGQDLIAGFHPQRP
- a CDS encoding RNA polymerase sigma-70 factor; this encodes MATGGSADPATEAFVAHRNLLFTVAYEMLGSAADAEDVLQETWLLWAKVDLDTVREHRAYLVRIVTRQALNRLRTLSRRRESYIGPWLPEPLLTVPDVAEDVELAESLSMAMLLVLETLTPTERAVFVLREVFESDYDEIAEAVGKSPAAVRQIAHRARGHVAARRPREAASAAENRIALEAFRRAIETGDLQSLLSILAPDVVVISDGGGVKQAVLRPIVGADKVARLLAAGLGKVGAALSLEPAQINGCPGLVMRLDGEFDSIVALRVEDGLISGVYTVRNPEKLARMHRENTLTR
- a CDS encoding DoxX family protein; translation: MNLFLWIVAGLLAVAYLFGGGLKVILSKEKIAAFGPSARWVEDFSAGSVKAIGALEVLGSVGLILPAALGVLPVLTPMAALGLAMIMVGATITRIRRGEFTLMAVDLVYLALTAFVAWGRFGPESFTG
- a CDS encoding GNAT family N-acetyltransferase, yielding MSDLRETFIAWELGWAASRDLPPAHLVEGGMRIECRQQSRDVEIFALHADDDPDSLVRLAELLRAETESAWLTVPTREPERAAATLEAAGLEFVSRVEALMETDLRTQPVRAVAAPYRLHTEVTGPVVHVSVEAADGEEAARGYAGLIGTAAVADRILTAEAHRRRSLGAAVMTALADAAVTAGATRGLLIGSVEGQALYRSLGWSTVATVLIAKLPE
- a CDS encoding alpha/beta hydrolase, with the translated sequence MRARSLGLAASVLVVVAATACGQTLAPTASPSPSAAPAVAWQPCQATVPDQCKARFAQVECGALAVPLDYANPSGERIALGMVRVKAAGNRLGSLVFNFGGPGGTGVQTLLNRWLLGSVDTLQSRYDLVSFDPRGVGQSSPVACLDNAGDEAFLRLDHTPSTDAQIQAFAAGQRAYTKGCQTNSGKILPYVGTASAAKDLDVIRQAVGDDKLNFFGVSYGTWLGADYANQFPDRVGRMFLDSAVDPTLSQKDLDLEQAKAQDANLTALLADCAKQGGTCPLTAFGTTTDALRARIAQFSQQLDATPLVAGKRTLSQEMFLLGLGSAVGAASQRPQVTAALAAGMKGDATGLIAMADAATGRQADGTFENTDEANRAIRCADDTTHYSVDQVKGFVGEFTAAAPIFGAGQAWDGLRCLDWPYAGDNAAKDVSAPTSATTIVVAGSTGDPATPYAWSPALVKQLGNAQLITNDGPYHGAYLSGAECVQQKANAYLFDGTLPGNTTCP
- a CDS encoding Gfo/Idh/MocA family protein, producing MDPVRLALIGAGDRGTSYARWALAHPDRARIVAVAEPDPDRRERLAAAHGIPEAGRHPGWAELLADPGLGVDAVVITTQDTGHADPAVAAARRGLHIMLEKPLAPTPEECVRIVDAVHEAGVMLAVCHVLRYAPYTRLVKQLIDGGAIGEVVSVQHHEPVGFWHQAHSFVRGNWRREDLSSFMLLAKSCHDIDWLQHVVGRDIARVSSFGGLRHFRPENRPAGAADRCLECAVEPDCPYSAPRLYLDQLARGEHAWPLSVVTPVFTEEALTAALREGPYGRCVYACDNDVVDHQVVAIEFDGGVSAAFTMNAFNTGGHRRTRIFGTRGELVCDGPAVTVHDFVTGTATSHDAAAAGGADAAGGHGGGDAGLMEAFTAAVATGDRSGILSGPEQTLNSHLATFAAERARREGTVVTVARP